One window of the Periophthalmus magnuspinnatus isolate fPerMag1 chromosome 17, fPerMag1.2.pri, whole genome shotgun sequence genome contains the following:
- the vps4b gene encoding vacuolar protein sorting-associated protein 4B isoform X1: MEPTNLQKAIAVAQKASQEDQAGNYEEAIQSYQHAVKIFLHVLKREPQGKDGNQKIRDSCKKYLDRVEELQAYIDNKQKAIDLASKAAQEDKAQNYEEALRLYQAAVQYFLHVVKYEAQGDKAKQSIRAKCAEYLDRAEKLKEYLKKKEKAPPSKPVKESGSDDKGNESDEGDDPEKKKFQNQLSGAIVMEKPNIKWNDVAGLEGAKEALKEAVILPIKFPHLFTGKRTPWRGILLFGPPGTGKSYLAKAVATEANNSTFFSISSSDLVSKWLGESEKLVKNLFCLAREHNPSIIFIDEIDSLCGSRSENESEAARRIKTEFLVQMQGVGNNNEGVLVLGATNIPWTLDSAIRRRFEKRIYIPLPEEHARSFMFKLHLGATPNSLTDSDFVTLGKKTDGYSGADISVIVRDALMQPVRKVQSATHFKRARGPSRDDPNVLMNDLLTPCSPGDPNAIEMTWMDVPGEKLLEPVVCMSDMLRSLSNTKPTVNDQDLEKLKKFTNDFGQEG, translated from the exons ATGGAGCCAACGAACCTACAG AAAGCCATTGCAGTTGCTCAGAAGGCTTCACAGGAAGACCAGGCCGGAAACTATGAAGAAGCGATTCAATCATATCAACATGCAGTCAAGATCTTTCTGCACGTTCTGAAAC GTGAGCCACAGGGCAAAGATGGAAACCAGAAGATAAGAGACAGCTGTAAGAAATACCTGGACAGAGTGGAAGAACTGCAGGCCTACATAGATAATAAACAG AAAGCTATTGATCTCGCCAGCAAAGCAGCTCAGGAGGATAAAGCACAAAACTATGAAGAGGCTCTGCGACTCTATCAGGCCGCTGTGCAGTACTTCCTTCATGTTGTAAAAT ATGAAGCTCAGGGTGACAAAGCTAAACAGAGTATACGGGCAAAATGTGCTGAATACCTGGACAGAGCGGAGAAGTTGAAGGAATAtctaaagaagaaagaaaaagccccTCCCTCTAAGCCTGTTAAAGAATCTGGCAGTGATGACAAAGG GAATGAAAGCGATGAAGGTGATGATCCAGAGAAGAAGAAGTTCCAAAATCAGCTCTCAG GTGCAATTGTTATGGAGAAACCAAATATTAAATGGAATGACGTTGCTGGTCTTGAAGGAGCAAAAGAAGCTTTAAAAGAAGCTGTTATTCTTCCAATCAAATTCCCTCATCTTTTTACAG GCAAAAGAACTCCTTGGAGGGGGATTTTGCTCTTTGGACCTCCAGGAACAGGAAAGTCATACTTGGCAAAGGCCGTAGCTACAGAGGCAAACAACTCAACcttcttctccatctcctcatCTGACCTCGTTTCTAAATGGCTTGGAGAGAGTGAAAA GTTGGTAAAAAATCTTTTTTGCCTGGCACGAGAACACAACCCTTCAATCATCTTCATTGATGAAATTGACTCTCTCTGTGGCTCCCGAAGTGAAAATGAGAGTGAGGCTGCCCGCCGTATTAAGACAGAATTCCTGGTGCAGATGCAAG GAGTGGGCAATAATAATGAGGGAGTGCTAGTACTTGGAGCAACAAACATACCCTGGACATTAGATTCAGCTATTCGAAGAAG ATTTGAAAAGAGGATTTACATCCCGCTGCCTGAAGAACACGCCCGCTCCTTCATGTTCAAGCTCCATTTGGGGGCCACTCCCAACAGCCTCACAGACTCGGACTTTGTAACTCTGGGCAAGAAGACAGATGGTTACTCTGGAGCAGATATCAGCGTTATAGTTCGAGACGCTTTGATGCAGCCAGTTCGAAAGGTCCAATCTGCAACCCACTTCAAAAGG GCAAGAGGGCCATCGAGGGATGATCCAAACGTACTTATGAATGATCTTTTGACACCTTGTTCACCTGGCGATCCCAATGCTATTGAAATGACATGGATGGATGTTCCAGGAGAGAAGCTTTTGGAGCCAGTGGTTTGCATG TCTGACATGCTGAGATCTCTGTCCAACACGAAGCCAACTGTAAACGATCAAGACCTTGAGAAGCTGAAAAAGTTCACGAACGACTTTGGTCAGGAGGGCTAA
- the vps4b gene encoding vacuolar protein sorting-associated protein 4B isoform X2, with protein MANNNLQKAIDLASKAAQEDKAQNYEEALRLYQAAVQYFLHVVKYEAQGDKAKQSIRAKCAEYLDRAEKLKEYLKKKEKAPPSKPVKESGSDDKGNESDEGDDPEKKKFQNQLSGAIVMEKPNIKWNDVAGLEGAKEALKEAVILPIKFPHLFTGKRTPWRGILLFGPPGTGKSYLAKAVATEANNSTFFSISSSDLVSKWLGESEKLVKNLFCLAREHNPSIIFIDEIDSLCGSRSENESEAARRIKTEFLVQMQGVGNNNEGVLVLGATNIPWTLDSAIRRRFEKRIYIPLPEEHARSFMFKLHLGATPNSLTDSDFVTLGKKTDGYSGADISVIVRDALMQPVRKVQSATHFKRARGPSRDDPNVLMNDLLTPCSPGDPNAIEMTWMDVPGEKLLEPVVCMSDMLRSLSNTKPTVNDQDLEKLKKFTNDFGQEG; from the exons ATGGCTAACAATAATTTACAG AAAGCTATTGATCTCGCCAGCAAAGCAGCTCAGGAGGATAAAGCACAAAACTATGAAGAGGCTCTGCGACTCTATCAGGCCGCTGTGCAGTACTTCCTTCATGTTGTAAAAT ATGAAGCTCAGGGTGACAAAGCTAAACAGAGTATACGGGCAAAATGTGCTGAATACCTGGACAGAGCGGAGAAGTTGAAGGAATAtctaaagaagaaagaaaaagccccTCCCTCTAAGCCTGTTAAAGAATCTGGCAGTGATGACAAAGG GAATGAAAGCGATGAAGGTGATGATCCAGAGAAGAAGAAGTTCCAAAATCAGCTCTCAG GTGCAATTGTTATGGAGAAACCAAATATTAAATGGAATGACGTTGCTGGTCTTGAAGGAGCAAAAGAAGCTTTAAAAGAAGCTGTTATTCTTCCAATCAAATTCCCTCATCTTTTTACAG GCAAAAGAACTCCTTGGAGGGGGATTTTGCTCTTTGGACCTCCAGGAACAGGAAAGTCATACTTGGCAAAGGCCGTAGCTACAGAGGCAAACAACTCAACcttcttctccatctcctcatCTGACCTCGTTTCTAAATGGCTTGGAGAGAGTGAAAA GTTGGTAAAAAATCTTTTTTGCCTGGCACGAGAACACAACCCTTCAATCATCTTCATTGATGAAATTGACTCTCTCTGTGGCTCCCGAAGTGAAAATGAGAGTGAGGCTGCCCGCCGTATTAAGACAGAATTCCTGGTGCAGATGCAAG GAGTGGGCAATAATAATGAGGGAGTGCTAGTACTTGGAGCAACAAACATACCCTGGACATTAGATTCAGCTATTCGAAGAAG ATTTGAAAAGAGGATTTACATCCCGCTGCCTGAAGAACACGCCCGCTCCTTCATGTTCAAGCTCCATTTGGGGGCCACTCCCAACAGCCTCACAGACTCGGACTTTGTAACTCTGGGCAAGAAGACAGATGGTTACTCTGGAGCAGATATCAGCGTTATAGTTCGAGACGCTTTGATGCAGCCAGTTCGAAAGGTCCAATCTGCAACCCACTTCAAAAGG GCAAGAGGGCCATCGAGGGATGATCCAAACGTACTTATGAATGATCTTTTGACACCTTGTTCACCTGGCGATCCCAATGCTATTGAAATGACATGGATGGATGTTCCAGGAGAGAAGCTTTTGGAGCCAGTGGTTTGCATG TCTGACATGCTGAGATCTCTGTCCAACACGAAGCCAACTGTAAACGATCAAGACCTTGAGAAGCTGAAAAAGTTCACGAACGACTTTGGTCAGGAGGGCTAA